In the genome of Oscarella lobularis chromosome 1, ooOscLobu1.1, whole genome shotgun sequence, one region contains:
- the LOC136186343 gene encoding uncharacterized protein, which yields MHSLRLQLCTLLIGVWLGQAAKLHNEMTADELARLLGSKSLDEIPDYDLVTPFQVDEHGLFHSNDLSTIHLRTRRSDYHLVKDVPAHFKVPAFGDVHTLAVSPNNELLSPGFILQVHLDNGKIDTHYEYTHSQYVGTVRGDEDSHVAISNHGGNLMGVIIAANVTLMLQPLPDHHSTGSVANPDNHTHIVYRRQANDDLPTLPPYGLARGCDVSESIPAEDYLEAKKFRQAMRRGEVVPGELQNKSNSVTQQQYVVEAIVVGDKELLRKWNANVSNVKYYIITLMNIASSMYNRNKLGYDVRLILTRIAIFQSEGAQRDQRLYISHNSKTTLESFCDWQARNKPAADSRLAYDHAFLFTGYGLCFGRNEDCWELGRAWVQGMCRDKYACSVNADKGMQLGFVFAHELGHNLGMSHDGANGRCRAEDGYVMKSSTGLAQRIYLWSSCSKNYLLSYLSKGDTQCLLDKPKHFFSSFGKDYYRRPGSIYSVDQQCKFSFGSQATFCKKETRDYNVCDRLYCDDKDWPRCVTTYTGAADGTPCGDQKVCYNRRCVDKNRASVPQLPEPSMFNPRLRYNDPDGDGVTLTDPVDTVDPDEPTADPPTPECISDPSRATVHGQWGAWSAPSVCTRSCGGGFQRQNRSCDRPEPQNCGQECFGDSTRYTMCNTQTCQDKTDHRLQQCQDFGEVYSFGAPKAVVFVPNYDVAEADRCMLSCKSPSNATLTLVISKVRDGTTCDRDTNDRCLSGKCVSVGCDNIMGSTKKFDRCGVCGENASCGSNGIIDMPGLCSMINATANMTIQSVKNVTMTQLVFSCNAGYNLIGPSNITCLESGRWSDTPPVCKKSNECLFTAAFSALAAPIVALALLFLAGAVAVCTLGVSGIRSIVSPLVVCFFIFSTASVLAGILIAVNILSPFKCKTLVVDFVINLYTVLCFAMFFVETVAYLVGRILSRPPIKLVITAFIVILEISIAAMSCFVLVPDGKESEDHCPDARTRALLLSSYFLNAALAMGIAVVTWITYCRGLESRLKNRSVIECLTASLFAAFYVASLCSFLWAKDCSTLVHFLVIIATFPAFLTLHVFTFMARGALTRRNELADFERKPDVDLVRTSPAINYWKEDIVNEINTVVISPSQIHKEEQIGRGNFGAVFKGKLKDAVVAMKSVLDEMNQKEINDFVREGLQMRQFDHPNVMELLGICWSDDPSSSYNRYPLIILPYMELGDLKTYLRKRRVGGSIVSLTDENSSQVEKMSLEQLGKFSLHIAKGMEYISSKGVVHRDLAARNCMVNWDLTVKIGDFGLSRVMKAGKDYYRSGECKQLPVRWMAPECLLEFVFTTKSDVWAFGVTLWEVMTLGLMPYLGVSNHEVAAFVMSGQRLEKPNECPLEVYDIMRLCWVDDSDERPSFSKIVQRFEGYLTELMNYVEPSAGVVDPYSHWNMSAAKEVTVAPPQLLSKSEDKKPMEKQTSDPASKRFLTL from the exons ATGCATTCACTGCGACTACAACTTTGTACCCTACTCATTGGAGTGTGGCTCGGTCAAGCTGCAAAG CTACACAATGAAATGACGGCAGACGAGCTGGCTCGACTGCTCGGATCGAAATCTCTTGACGAAA TTCCCGACTACGACCTTGTGACCCCATTTCAAGTCGACGAGCACGGATTGTTTCACAGTAACGATCTATCGACGATTCACTTGCGAACGCGACGATCCGACTATCATCTCGTCAAAGACGTACCCGCTCATTTCAAAGTGCCGGCGTTCGGCGACGTGCACACCTTGGCCGTCTCGCCTAATAACGAACTGCTGTCGCCGGGCTTTATACTACAAGTCCATCTCGATAATGGCAAAATCGACACGCACTACGAATATACTCATTCGCAGTACGTCGGTACGGTCCGTGGCGACGAAGACTCTCACGTGGCCATAAGCAATCACGGCGGAAATCTC ATGGGTGTGATCATCGCAGCTAATGTGACCCTGATGCTTCAACCTCTTCCCGACCATCACTCGACCGGAAGCGTAGCCAACCCGGACAACCACACGCACATTGTTTACAGACGGCAggcaaacgacgacttgcCTACGCTTCCTCCGTACGGACTAGCGAGGGGATGCGACGTCAGCGAATCTATTCCTGCGGAAGATTACTTAGAGGCGAAAAAGTTCAGACAAGCAATGCGACGCGGAGAAGTTGTACCGGGTGAACTTCAAAATAAATCCAACAGTGTCACCCAGCAGCAATACGTTGTCGAagccatcgtcgtcggagatAAGGAGCTGCTTCGAAAATGGAATGCCAACGTTAGCAACGTCAAATATTACATCATCACCTTGATGAATATT GCATCGAGCATGTACAATAGAAACAAGCTTGGCTACGACGTTCGACTTATTCTCACCCGAATAGCCATTTTTCAGTCCGAAGGG GCTCAACGCGACCAACGTTTGTATATATCGCATAATTCAAAGACGACGCTTGAGAGTTTCTGTGACTGGCAAGCAAGAAATAAACCTGCAGCAGACAGCAGACTTGCCTACGATCACGCCTTTCTATTTACGGG TTACGGATTGTGCTTTGGCCGTAACGAAGACTGCTGGGAACTTG GTCGCGCCTGGGTTCAAGGAATGTGCCGAGATAAGTATGCCTGCTCCGTTAACGCCGACAAAGGCATGCAGCTGGGATTTGTTTTCGCTCACGAGCTCGGACACAA TCTTGGAATGTCTCATGATGGTGCGAACGGAAGGTGCCGCGCTGAGGATGGCTACGTCATGAAATCGAGCACGGGGCTAGCCCAGCGTATTTACCTTTGGTCGAGTTGCAGCAAGAACTATCTGCTCAGCTATCTCAG TAAGGGCGATACACAATGTCTTCTCGACAAACCAAAgcatttcttttcgtcgttcggaAAAGACTACTATCGTCGGCCCGGCAGCATCTACTCCGTCGATCAACAGTGTAAATTCAGTTTTGGTTCACAAGCTACGTTCTGCAAAAAGGAGACGCGAGATTAT AACGTGTGCGATAGACTCTATTGCGATGACAAAGACTGGCCTCGATGTGTAACGACATACACAGGAGCCGCTGACGGAACTCCGTGTGGAGATCAAAAG GTGTGCTATAATAGGAGATGCGTAGACAAAAACCGTGCGTCCGTTCCACAATTGCCCGAACCGAGCATGTTCAATCCGAGGCTCCGTTACAATGAtcccgacggcgacggcgttaCGCTTACGGATCCTGTGGATACCGTGGATCCTGATGAGCCGACTGCAGATCCGCCGACTCCCGAGTGCATTTCCGACCCCAGTCGTGCCACTGTTCATGGTCAGTGGGGCGCATGGTCAGCTCCGTCAGTGTGCACTCGATCGTGCGGCGGCGGATTTCAGAGGCAGAATCGCTCTTGCGACAGGCCAGA ACCCCAAAACTGCGGTCAGGAATGCTTTGGCGACTCAACCCGCTACACTATGTGCAATACGCAG ACTTGCCAAGACAAAACCGATCATCGTCTTCAACAGTGCCAAGATTTTGGCGAAGTATATTCTTTCGGTGCTCCTAAAGCAGTCGTATTTGTTCCAAACTACGATG TCGCTGAAGCCGATCGATGCATGCTCTCGTGCAAATCCCCCAGTAACGCCACGTTAACTCTTGTTATTTCTAAAGTCAGAGACGGAACTACGTGCGACCGAGACACAAACGACCGATGTCTCTCGGGAAAGTGCGTG TCCGTTGGATGCGATAACATTATGGGATCCACAAAGAAATTCGACCGTTGCGGAGTGTGCGGGGAAAACGCCAGCTGCGGGTCCAACGGCATTATTGATATGCCAG GTCTATGCTCTATGATAAATGCTACGGCCAACATGACTATTCAGTCGGTCAAAAACGTCACAATGACTCAATTGGTCTTTTCTTGTAACGCTGGATATAACCTGATTGGTCCGTCAAACATCACGTGTTTGGAAAGCGGTCGATGGTCTGATACGCCTCCAGTGTGCAAGAAATCGAACG aGTGCTTGTTCACTGCTGCTTTTTCGGCACTAGCTGCTCCCATTGTCGCTCTCGCTCTCCTATTCCTAGCGGGCGCTGTTGCCGTCTGCACTTTAGGAGTTTCTGGCATTCGAAGCATCGTTTCTCCACTCGTCGtttgctttttcattttttcaactGCGTCCGTGCTTGCTGGCATTCTTATTGCGGTCAAcattctctctcctttcaaATGCAAGACTTTGGTGGTAGATTTTGTTATTAATCTATACACCGTTCTCTGTTTTGCGATGTTCTTTGTTGAAACGGTAGCTTACCTCGTCGGCCGAATTCTCTCCAGGCCACCGATTAAACTCGTTATCACTGCCTTCATTGTGATTTTGGAAATCTCAATAGCTGCGATGTCATGTTTCGTTTTGGTTCCGGATGGGAAAGAGTCAGAGGATCATTGCCCGGACGCTCGCACCCGTGCTCTACTTTTGTCCTCATACTTCCTCAATGCAGCACTTGCTATGGGAATTGCCGTTGTTACTTGGATAACGTATTGCAGAGGACTTGAAAGTCGACTGAAGAACAGATCTGTTATTGAGTGTCTCACGGCATCACTTTTTGCTGCGTTTTATGTTGCATCGTTATGTAGCTTTCTGTGGGCAAAGGACTGCAGCACATTGGTCCACTTCCTGGTGATTATTGCTACCTTTCCTGCCTTTCTGACTCTCCATGTGTTTACCTTCATGGCAAGGGGAGCCTTAACACGCAGGAACGAGTTGGCAG ATTTTGAGCGCAAACCTGACGTTGACTTAGTTAGAACGAGTCCTGCAATCAACTACTGGAAGGAAGATATCGTAAATGAAATCAATACAGTGGTGATTTCTCCGTCACAAATCCATAAAGAAGAACAGATTGGTCGCG gtaACTTCGGAGCTGTTTTCAAAGGCAAGCTGAAAGATGCCGTTGTTGCAATGAAATCAGTACTAG ATGAGATGAATCAAAAGGAAATAAACGATTTCGTTCGTGAAGGCCTTCAAATGCGTCAATTTGACCACCCCAACGTGATGGAGCTTCTTGGTATCTGTTGGTCTGACGATCCATCCAGCTCCTATAATCGATATCCACTCATCATTCTACCCTACATGGAACTAGGCGATCTGAAAACGTATCTTCGAAAACGCCGAGTGGGAGGGTCAATTGTATCGCTGACGGACGAAAATAGTTCACAG GTGGAGAAAATGTCTTTGGAGCAGCTAGGCAAATTTTCGTTGCATATTGCTAAAGGAATGGAATACATTTCTAGTAAAGGAGTTGTTCATCGAGATTTGGCAGCAAGGAATTGcat GGTGAACTGGGATTTGACAGTGAAAATTGGCGACTTCGGTTTATCAAGAGTAATGAAGGCAGGGAAGGACTACTATCGCTCAGGCGAATGTAAACAGCTTCCTGTTCGATGGATGGCGCCTGAATGTCTTCTTGAGTTCGTCTTTACGACCAAATCGGATGTG TGGGCATTCGGAGTCACTTTGTGGGAGGTGATGACTCTTGGATTGATGCCGTATCTAGGTGTTTCAAACCACGAAGTAGCTGCTTTTGTCATGTCAGGCCAGCGTCTAGAAAAACCGAATGAATGTCCATTAGAAGT GTACGATATTATGCGTCTGTGCTGGGTTGACGATTCTGATGAGCGTCcatctttttcaaaaattgttCAACGCTTTGAAGGGTATCTGACAGAGTTGATGAATTATGTAGAGCCAAGCGCAGGCGTTGTTGACCCGTACTCGCATTGGAATATGTCTGCTGCCAAGGAAGTGACCGTGGCACCGCCTCAGCTGCTTTCAAAGAGTGAAGATAAAAAGCCAATGGAGAAACAAACATCAGATCCGGCCAGTAAACGTTTTTTAACGCTTTAG